From one Bordetella genomosp. 9 genomic stretch:
- a CDS encoding putative signal transducing protein yields the protein MIRLTRAPDLLIAQHWMNLLAQARIACELHNQYLLGAIGEIPADQCGPEIWLKNERDLELATRIIDAGWREPGQSLANWCCTSCGEWSEPQFTLCWQCGAPRED from the coding sequence ATGATCCGACTCACGCGCGCGCCTGATCTGCTGATTGCCCAGCACTGGATGAACCTGCTGGCACAGGCTCGCATCGCCTGCGAGCTCCACAATCAATATCTTCTGGGGGCGATCGGCGAAATTCCCGCCGACCAGTGCGGACCTGAGATCTGGCTGAAAAACGAACGCGATCTCGAATTGGCCACGCGCATCATCGACGCCGGCTGGCGCGAACCCGGCCAGTCCCTGGCGAACTGGTGTTGTACATCCTGCGGTGAATGGTCGGAACCGCAGTTCACCCTGTGCTGGCAGTGCGGCGCGCCGCGCGAAGACTGA
- a CDS encoding thiamine pyrophosphate-requiring protein, which yields MSTTVGDFIVERLHAWGVRRIYGYPGDGINGVFGALSRAQGKIEFIQARHEEMAAFMASAHAKFTGELGVCIATSGPGASHLITGMYDARMDHMPVLAIVGQQARAALGGHYQQELDLVSMFKDVAGGFVQQASVPAQVRHLVDRAIRTAIGQKLVTALVLPNDLQDLPYEEPAREHGTVHSGVGYRAPRTVPYPEDLRRAAEVLNAGKKVAILVGAGALHATDEIIAVADRLGAGVAKALLGKAALPDDLPWVTGSIGLLGTEPSYKLMMECDTLLMIGSGFPYAEFMPKEGQARGVQIDIKPDMLSLRYPMEVNLVGDSRETLRDLLPLLQPRADNKWRTTIDKWNAAWWKKLEERALADAEGGVNPQRTIWELSPRVPANAIVTSDSGSVANWYARDLKVQRGMMCSLSGGLASMGAAVPYAIAAKFAYPERPVIALVGDGAMQMNNMAELITVAKYWKQWRDPRWICMVLNNGDLNQVTWEQRVMEGDPKFEASQNIPSVPYHQFAESIGLRGILVDRADAMGAAWDQALASDRPVVIEVKSDPNVPPLPPHITMAQAKAFATTLMKGDPDQGHVLLNTAKQVLGSVLPGNKDK from the coding sequence ATGTCCACGACCGTCGGAGACTTCATTGTCGAACGTTTGCACGCCTGGGGCGTGCGCCGCATCTACGGCTACCCCGGGGACGGCATCAACGGCGTATTCGGCGCCCTGAGCCGCGCCCAGGGAAAAATCGAATTCATCCAGGCCCGCCATGAGGAAATGGCGGCCTTCATGGCGTCCGCCCATGCCAAGTTCACGGGCGAACTGGGGGTGTGCATCGCCACCTCCGGCCCCGGCGCCTCGCATCTGATCACCGGCATGTATGACGCGCGCATGGACCATATGCCGGTGCTCGCCATTGTGGGCCAGCAGGCGCGCGCCGCGCTGGGCGGCCATTATCAGCAGGAGCTGGATCTGGTATCGATGTTCAAGGACGTCGCTGGCGGTTTCGTGCAGCAGGCCAGCGTGCCCGCGCAGGTCCGGCATCTGGTGGACCGCGCGATACGCACCGCCATCGGCCAGAAGCTGGTGACGGCGCTGGTGCTGCCCAACGATTTGCAAGACCTGCCGTACGAGGAGCCCGCGCGCGAGCACGGCACCGTCCATTCCGGCGTCGGCTATCGCGCACCGCGCACCGTGCCCTACCCCGAGGACCTGCGCCGCGCAGCGGAAGTCCTGAATGCCGGCAAGAAGGTCGCCATCCTGGTCGGCGCCGGCGCCTTGCATGCCACCGATGAAATCATCGCGGTGGCCGACAGGCTGGGCGCCGGGGTCGCGAAGGCCCTGCTCGGCAAGGCCGCCCTGCCCGACGATCTGCCGTGGGTCACCGGCTCGATCGGGCTTCTGGGCACGGAACCCAGCTACAAGCTGATGATGGAATGCGACACGCTGCTGATGATCGGTTCCGGTTTCCCGTACGCCGAGTTCATGCCCAAGGAAGGCCAGGCGCGCGGCGTACAGATCGACATCAAGCCCGACATGCTCAGCCTGCGCTATCCCATGGAAGTCAACCTGGTGGGCGACAGCCGGGAGACGCTGCGCGATCTGTTGCCGCTGCTGCAGCCCCGCGCCGATAACAAGTGGCGCACGACCATAGACAAATGGAACGCCGCCTGGTGGAAGAAGCTGGAGGAGCGCGCGCTGGCCGATGCGGAAGGCGGCGTCAATCCGCAGCGCACGATATGGGAGCTGTCGCCGCGCGTGCCCGCCAATGCGATCGTGACCAGCGACTCCGGCTCGGTCGCCAACTGGTACGCGCGCGACCTGAAAGTGCAGCGCGGGATGATGTGCTCGCTGTCAGGCGGACTGGCGTCCATGGGCGCCGCCGTGCCCTACGCCATCGCGGCCAAGTTCGCCTATCCGGAGCGTCCCGTCATCGCGCTGGTCGGCGACGGTGCGATGCAGATGAACAACATGGCCGAACTGATCACCGTGGCCAAGTACTGGAAGCAATGGCGCGATCCGCGCTGGATCTGCATGGTCCTCAACAACGGCGACCTGAACCAGGTGACGTGGGAACAGCGCGTCATGGAAGGCGACCCCAAGTTCGAGGCATCGCAGAACATTCCGTCCGTGCCCTATCACCAGTTCGCCGAGTCCATCGGCCTGCGCGGCATCCTCGTCGATCGCGCCGATGCCATGGGCGCCGCCTGGGACCAGGCCCTGGCTTCGGACCGCCCCGTGGTCATCGAGGTCAAGAGCGACCCCAACGTGCCGCCCCTGCCGCCGCACATCACGATGGCGCAGGCCAAGGCCTTCGCCACCACGCTCATGAAAGGCGACCCCGACCAGGGCCATGTGCTGTTGAACACGGCCAAGCAGGTGCTGGGCAGCGTGCTGCCTGGAAACAAGGACAAGTAA
- a CDS encoding SDR family oxidoreductase: MFRRKHAIHTVVITGASAGVGRATALEFARMGANVALLARDADALAAAAEDVRKLGVRALPIPVDVSDAKAMDRAAEQVENELGPIDVWVNNAMLTVFSPFSKLTPEEFARVTEVTYLGQVYGTMAALRHMRRRDRGTIVQVGSALAYRAIPLQSAYCGAKHGVRGFTDSLRSELMHDRSRVHVTMVQMPALNTPQFDWAMSHVAYAPQPVPPIFQPEVAARAIVWAALHRRRELYVGMPSIKAIVANKFFPGLLDRYLARTNYRAQQRKPLAPATRVNNLWRPVPGLHGTHGSFDGCAQDTSAALWASTHRAAIAGAGLAAGALLWALLKKR, translated from the coding sequence ATGTTCCGACGCAAACATGCCATACATACGGTGGTGATCACCGGCGCCAGCGCCGGCGTGGGCCGCGCCACGGCGCTGGAATTCGCTCGCATGGGCGCGAACGTCGCGCTGCTGGCGCGGGATGCCGATGCCCTGGCCGCCGCCGCCGAAGACGTACGCAAGCTGGGCGTGCGCGCCCTCCCCATCCCGGTCGACGTCAGCGATGCCAAGGCCATGGACCGCGCGGCCGAGCAGGTGGAAAACGAGCTGGGACCGATCGACGTGTGGGTGAACAACGCCATGCTGACGGTGTTCTCGCCCTTCTCGAAGTTGACGCCGGAAGAGTTCGCCCGCGTCACCGAGGTCACCTACCTGGGCCAGGTCTACGGCACGATGGCCGCGCTGCGCCATATGCGGCGGCGCGACCGCGGCACCATCGTGCAGGTGGGCTCCGCCCTGGCCTATCGCGCCATTCCGCTGCAATCCGCCTATTGCGGCGCCAAGCACGGCGTGCGCGGCTTCACCGATTCACTGCGCAGCGAGCTCATGCACGATCGCAGCCGCGTGCACGTGACCATGGTGCAGATGCCGGCGCTGAACACGCCACAGTTCGATTGGGCGATGTCGCACGTCGCATATGCGCCGCAGCCTGTGCCCCCCATATTCCAACCCGAGGTCGCCGCCCGCGCCATTGTGTGGGCGGCCCTTCATCGCCGCCGCGAGCTCTACGTAGGCATGCCGTCGATCAAGGCGATCGTGGCCAATAAGTTCTTTCCCGGACTGCTGGACCGGTACCTGGCTCGCACCAACTACAGGGCCCAGCAACGCAAGCCCTTGGCGCCCGCGACCCGCGTCAACAATCTCTGGCGGCCGGTACCCGGCTTGCATGGGACCCATGGGTCCTTCGACGGCTGCGCACAGGACACCAGCGCGGCGCTCTGGGCGTCCACGCACCGTGCCGCGATAGCAGGCGCTGGCCTTGCGGCAGGCGCCCTGCTCTGGGCTCTGCTCAAAAAGCGCTGA
- a CDS encoding DUF4396 domain-containing protein, with amino-acid sequence MGKHAPGAIPRRADRCRDHAAVGVPSIWATHDMTPQALHYAALAYIALCLASTACVLADIYLLGRRQRMKVMEAVWPLTMLYWGPIGMFAWMALRTALYPDLQPTQASYWFMMQIAMIVGFATTYPVNWWLIRRGTKERM; translated from the coding sequence GTGGGCAAACACGCCCCGGGCGCAATCCCAAGAAGAGCTGACCGATGCCGCGATCACGCCGCAGTTGGGGTTCCATCCATCTGGGCCACCCACGACATGACGCCTCAAGCCCTGCATTACGCCGCCCTCGCCTATATCGCGCTGTGCCTCGCCAGCACCGCCTGCGTGCTGGCGGATATATACCTGCTGGGCCGGCGCCAGCGGATGAAGGTCATGGAAGCGGTCTGGCCATTGACCATGCTCTATTGGGGCCCGATTGGCATGTTCGCCTGGATGGCGCTGCGCACCGCCTTGTACCCGGATCTGCAACCGACCCAGGCCAGCTATTGGTTCATGATGCAGATCGCCATGATCGTCGGTTTCGCGACAACCTATCCAGTGAATTGGTGGCTGATCCGACGCGGGACAAAAGAGCGGATGTAG
- a CDS encoding aldehyde dehydrogenase: protein MTAQTSNKPAPDLRDRPYRAYRMLIGGDWMDSADGRTFDSIDPYTATAWAGAPEATAQDVDRAVAAARQAFEQGEWARATPAYRARLLRKLGQLIEGDVQELANVQVLENGKLIREVLGQTRALASYCYYFAGAAEMMHGETIPLSVPDMFNFTTREPIGVIAAITPWNSPLSLLFWKLCPALAAGNTVVIKPSEITPISTLILAEMFETAGFPPGVVNVVTGDGKVGAALAEHPGVDKIAFTGSTSVGKKIAHAAADRLARVSLELGGKSPNIIFEDADIDGAVNGVLAGIFAATGQTCLAGSRALVHADIHDALTERLVERSRQIKVGDPLDPETEMGTLACRAQYDKTRHWIDVALKEGAQLLCGGKHPEDPALADGFFIEPTIFGNVRNDMQIAQEEVFGPVLCLIPFKDEEEAVRIANDTRYGLAAGVWTRDVKRAHRMASRLRAGTVWVNTYRRTNWATPFGGMKESGMGRENGLHAIYEFTETKSVWIDTGAGIKDPFNPRA from the coding sequence ATGACCGCACAGACTTCAAACAAGCCCGCGCCGGACCTGCGCGACCGTCCCTATCGTGCCTATCGCATGCTGATCGGCGGCGACTGGATGGACAGCGCCGACGGCCGCACCTTCGACAGCATCGATCCCTACACCGCGACCGCCTGGGCCGGCGCGCCCGAGGCGACGGCGCAGGACGTGGACCGCGCCGTCGCCGCGGCGCGCCAGGCCTTCGAGCAGGGTGAATGGGCGCGGGCCACGCCGGCCTATCGCGCCCGGCTGCTGCGCAAGCTGGGGCAGTTGATCGAAGGCGACGTCCAGGAACTGGCCAACGTGCAGGTGCTGGAAAACGGCAAGCTGATCCGCGAGGTCCTGGGCCAGACGCGGGCGCTGGCCTCGTACTGCTATTACTTCGCCGGCGCGGCGGAAATGATGCATGGCGAGACCATCCCGCTGAGCGTGCCGGATATGTTCAACTTCACGACGCGCGAGCCCATCGGCGTCATCGCCGCGATCACGCCCTGGAACAGCCCGCTGTCGCTGCTGTTCTGGAAGCTGTGCCCGGCGCTGGCGGCGGGGAATACCGTGGTCATCAAGCCTTCCGAGATTACGCCGATTTCGACGCTGATCCTGGCGGAGATGTTCGAGACCGCGGGTTTCCCGCCCGGCGTCGTCAATGTGGTGACGGGCGACGGCAAGGTGGGCGCGGCCCTGGCCGAGCATCCCGGCGTCGACAAGATCGCCTTCACCGGCTCGACGTCCGTGGGCAAGAAGATCGCGCACGCCGCGGCGGACCGCCTGGCGCGCGTATCGCTGGAGCTGGGCGGCAAGTCTCCCAACATCATCTTCGAGGACGCCGACATCGATGGCGCGGTCAACGGCGTGCTCGCGGGAATTTTCGCGGCCACCGGCCAGACCTGCCTGGCGGGTTCGCGCGCCCTGGTCCATGCCGACATCCACGATGCCCTCACCGAGCGCCTGGTCGAGCGGTCACGCCAGATCAAGGTGGGCGACCCGCTCGACCCCGAAACGGAAATGGGCACGCTGGCCTGCCGCGCGCAGTACGACAAGACCCGCCACTGGATCGACGTCGCCCTGAAGGAGGGCGCCCAACTGCTGTGCGGCGGCAAGCATCCGGAGGATCCGGCCCTGGCGGACGGGTTTTTCATCGAGCCGACGATCTTCGGCAACGTACGCAACGATATGCAGATCGCGCAGGAAGAAGTGTTCGGTCCGGTGCTGTGCCTGATCCCGTTCAAGGATGAGGAAGAAGCGGTCCGCATCGCCAACGACACCCGCTACGGCCTGGCCGCCGGCGTCTGGACGCGCGACGTGAAGCGCGCGCATCGCATGGCGTCACGCCTGCGCGCGGGGACCGTGTGGGTGAATACCTACCGGCGCACGAACTGGGCCACGCCTTTCGGCGGCATGAAGGAAAGCGGGATGGGGCGGGAGAACGGCCTGCACGCGATCTACGAGTTCACCGAGACCAAGAGCGTGTGGATCGACACGGGCGCCGGCATCAAGGACCCCTTCAATCCGCGCGCCTAG
- a CDS encoding Bug family tripartite tricarboxylate transporter substrate binding protein has translation MKRFSCKSFFSGILATSAFAAAVAAATPAHAAYPDRPIKLIVPWTAAGTVDMVGRALAEKLSDKLGQPVIVENKPGATGQIGSSAVARAEPDGYTLLLMSATVHTVSPNLKPNFPFDPIDGFTVISEVVSFPYVMVVSAESPYKTVADLVKAAKEKPNAISYGSFGPGSGPHLISELFALSTGTKLLHVPYKGAAPAIADVMGGQVTFFIDSLPSPLGQIKGGKLRALAVTTLERSPTVPDVPTMSETLPGFDAIAWLGVAAPPNTPPAIVDKLFKALGEISRDKAYGDRLQAVGLQPVVSKSPQEFRAWLLGQKQYWGDVVRKANIPMVE, from the coding sequence ATGAAGCGTTTCAGCTGCAAAAGCTTTTTCTCGGGCATCCTGGCCACCAGCGCGTTCGCGGCCGCGGTCGCGGCCGCCACGCCGGCGCATGCCGCCTATCCGGATCGTCCCATCAAGCTCATCGTGCCCTGGACGGCCGCCGGCACGGTGGACATGGTGGGCCGGGCGCTGGCGGAAAAACTGTCCGACAAGCTGGGCCAGCCCGTGATCGTCGAAAACAAGCCCGGCGCCACCGGGCAGATCGGCTCCAGCGCGGTCGCGCGGGCCGAGCCCGATGGCTACACCCTGTTGCTGATGTCGGCCACGGTGCACACCGTCTCGCCCAACCTGAAGCCGAACTTTCCCTTCGATCCCATCGACGGCTTCACGGTGATCTCCGAAGTCGTGTCGTTTCCCTATGTGATGGTGGTGTCGGCGGAAAGCCCATACAAGACCGTCGCCGACCTGGTCAAGGCGGCCAAGGAGAAGCCCAACGCCATTTCGTACGGGTCGTTCGGGCCGGGCAGCGGCCCGCACCTGATCAGCGAGCTGTTCGCGCTGTCCACCGGCACCAAGCTGCTGCACGTGCCCTACAAGGGCGCGGCGCCGGCGATCGCCGACGTGATGGGCGGGCAGGTCACCTTCTTCATCGATTCGCTGCCGTCGCCCTTGGGACAGATCAAGGGCGGCAAGCTGCGCGCGCTGGCGGTCACCACGCTGGAACGTTCGCCCACCGTCCCGGACGTGCCGACCATGTCGGAGACCCTGCCAGGCTTCGACGCCATCGCCTGGCTGGGCGTGGCCGCGCCGCCGAACACGCCGCCGGCCATCGTCGACAAGCTGTTCAAGGCCCTGGGCGAGATATCCCGCGACAAGGCCTACGGCGACCGCCTGCAGGCCGTGGGCCTGCAGCCCGTCGTCAGCAAGAGCCCGCAGGAATTCAGGGCATGGCTGCTGGGGCAGAAGCAGTATTGGGGCGACGTCGTGCGCAAGGCGAATATCCCCATGGTTGAATGA
- a CDS encoding hydantoinase B/oxoprolinase family protein produces MNADNRIDPVTLEMLWRRLISIVGELGSTLRRTSFSTVVRDIGDFGCAIFDADARLLAQTPASTPGLCGPLGTMLRNILDHYPKGSFQEGDVFIGNDPWAGSGHHNDITIMVPVFHDGRHIAYVVTCCHHVDIGGRRATTESRDNYEEGLRIPMLKYYRAGELNDDVQAFIASNVRSHETVLGDLQAQVSACHVGGERLCDICAEMGWTDLQGLSDEIVERSEAVTREEINRLKPGVYTHEAKIDIVGGDTVIIQTSVTIGDGRIVVDFSGSSAQVKPAINCTLAYTSAYTYFGVLCMLNLPVSINEGTLRPITVVAEEGSVLNCRFPAPVFGRTAIGTFLPDLVYQAVAPGASDRVCAGAGATPMWGQYMFGKRRDGENFAPFNVSSGGLGARANKDGVSCLAFPYNVGNTPVEVIESEVPMIVEERSLWEDSAGPGRFRGGFGQKYVLRLLDGDLGPVGEVLASFRGGRFVYPPEGVLGGGSAPRGFLSIRGESKDAGRQITLRPGDRIVSHIPGGGGYGDPRERSREKVEEDLKNGLITPEHARQFYGYAA; encoded by the coding sequence ATGAATGCGGATAACCGGATCGACCCTGTCACCCTGGAAATGCTGTGGCGCAGATTGATTTCCATCGTCGGCGAACTGGGCTCGACGCTGCGGCGCACGTCGTTCTCGACCGTGGTGCGCGACATCGGCGACTTCGGTTGCGCGATTTTCGATGCCGATGCCAGGCTGCTGGCGCAGACCCCGGCCAGCACGCCGGGCCTGTGCGGGCCGCTGGGGACCATGCTGCGAAATATCCTGGACCACTACCCCAAGGGCAGCTTCCAGGAAGGCGACGTGTTCATCGGCAACGACCCCTGGGCGGGGAGCGGGCATCACAACGACATCACCATCATGGTGCCGGTGTTCCATGACGGCCGGCACATCGCCTACGTGGTGACCTGCTGCCACCACGTCGACATCGGCGGACGCCGCGCCACCACCGAAAGCCGCGACAACTACGAGGAAGGCCTGCGCATTCCCATGCTCAAGTACTACCGCGCCGGCGAGCTGAATGACGATGTCCAAGCCTTCATCGCGTCCAACGTGCGTTCGCACGAGACGGTGCTGGGCGACCTGCAGGCGCAGGTGTCGGCCTGCCACGTCGGCGGCGAGCGCCTGTGCGATATCTGCGCCGAGATGGGCTGGACCGATCTGCAAGGGCTTTCCGACGAGATCGTCGAGCGCAGCGAAGCGGTGACGCGCGAGGAAATCAACCGGCTCAAGCCGGGCGTCTACACGCACGAAGCGAAGATAGACATCGTCGGCGGCGATACCGTCATCATCCAGACCAGCGTCACCATCGGTGACGGGCGCATCGTGGTGGACTTCTCCGGATCGTCGGCGCAGGTCAAGCCGGCCATCAATTGCACGCTGGCCTATACGTCGGCGTATACCTACTTCGGCGTGCTGTGCATGCTGAACCTGCCGGTGTCGATCAATGAGGGCACGCTGCGGCCCATCACCGTGGTGGCGGAAGAGGGCAGCGTCCTGAATTGCCGTTTCCCGGCGCCGGTGTTCGGCCGCACGGCCATCGGCACCTTCCTGCCCGATCTCGTGTACCAGGCGGTGGCCCCCGGGGCTTCCGATCGCGTCTGCGCCGGCGCGGGCGCGACGCCGATGTGGGGCCAGTACATGTTCGGCAAGCGCCGCGACGGCGAGAACTTCGCGCCCTTCAACGTGTCCAGCGGCGGGCTGGGGGCACGCGCGAACAAGGACGGCGTGTCCTGCCTCGCGTTTCCCTATAACGTCGGCAACACGCCCGTCGAGGTGATCGAGAGCGAAGTGCCGATGATCGTCGAAGAGCGGTCGTTGTGGGAAGATTCAGCCGGCCCGGGCCGCTTCCGTGGGGGCTTCGGCCAGAAATACGTGCTGCGCCTGCTGGACGGCGATCTCGGCCCGGTGGGCGAAGTCCTGGCCAGTTTCCGTGGCGGCCGCTTCGTCTACCCGCCGGAAGGCGTGCTGGGCGGCGGCAGCGCGCCGCGCGGCTTCCTGTCCATACGCGGCGAAAGCAAGGATGCCGGCAGGCAGATCACCTTGCGACCCGGCGACCGTATCGTCAGCCACATTCCCGGCGGGGGCGGCTACGGCGATCCCCGGGAACGCAGCCGCGAAAAGGTGGAGGAAGATTTGAAGAACGGGCTGATCACGCCCGAGCATGCAAGACAGTTCTACGGCTACGCGGCATGA
- a CDS encoding hydantoinase/oxoprolinase family protein produces the protein MITIGSDIGGTFTDFVEVNETDGEIRVYKTLTTPDDPSRAIEQGVAELAGGRDGGMKAVDVMVHGTTLVINAVIERKGAKTGLITTRGFRDVLEIGREKRFDAYDLQIEYPQPLVPRYLRMEVDERLHATGAVVAGLDEASVRKAVQALKDEGCESLAVCLLHAYRNPAHERRVREIAQEMMPDCRISLSSDVLPEMKEYERTTTTVVNAYAKPVASRYLSKLQDRLRGKGFKGEMLMMMSSGGINSVDFAREFPVQIIESGPAAGTLGAAHFARLAQLDKVLAFDMGGTTAKLALVENGHAALTNDFEVAHVHRFKPGSGIPVRVSVVDLIEIGAGGGSIARRTPVGTLQVGPRSASAVPGPACYGQGGTDPTVSDADLVLGYLDPAHFLGGRMALDKAAAERAIDATLASPLGISTEEAAFGVHAIVNENMASAAKAYVSEKGENPKSCALVAFGGAGPVHACDLAARLGIRTVLIPPRAGVAAAFGMIVAPVMYAAVRSRRMLFKDLSADKLDAVFAEMFQECRERLPGTVNAGQVEYEYSVDMRYLGQGYDVTATFAKEGGHEAVLSAIRASFEDTYRRLYGRIFQDLPLEIMNFRVTASAQRRIASGTGATRAAEGDGKIGTRRAFCTRTRQWMEFGVHRRAEIAPGQPFPGPAIVEENESTTVVPSGSRIHVDAHGSLIIELSHQGEA, from the coding sequence GTGATTACCATCGGCAGCGATATAGGGGGCACCTTCACGGATTTCGTGGAGGTCAACGAAACAGACGGGGAAATCCGCGTCTACAAGACGCTGACCACGCCAGACGATCCGTCGCGGGCGATCGAGCAGGGCGTGGCGGAGCTGGCGGGTGGGCGCGACGGCGGCATGAAGGCGGTGGACGTGATGGTGCACGGCACCACGCTCGTGATCAACGCCGTGATCGAACGCAAGGGCGCCAAGACCGGCTTGATCACCACGCGGGGTTTTCGGGACGTGCTGGAGATCGGCCGCGAAAAGCGCTTCGACGCCTACGACCTGCAGATCGAGTATCCCCAGCCGCTGGTGCCGCGCTATCTGCGCATGGAAGTGGACGAGCGGCTGCACGCCACGGGCGCGGTCGTCGCCGGCCTGGACGAAGCCAGCGTGCGCAAGGCGGTGCAGGCGCTCAAGGATGAAGGTTGCGAATCCCTGGCGGTCTGCCTGCTGCACGCCTACCGCAATCCGGCGCACGAGCGCCGCGTGCGCGAGATCGCGCAGGAGATGATGCCGGATTGCCGGATCAGCCTGTCCAGTGACGTGTTGCCGGAAATGAAGGAATACGAACGGACCACCACCACCGTGGTGAACGCCTACGCCAAGCCGGTGGCATCGCGCTATCTATCCAAGCTGCAGGACCGCCTGCGCGGCAAGGGCTTCAAGGGCGAGATGCTGATGATGATGTCCAGCGGCGGCATCAATTCGGTGGACTTCGCCCGCGAGTTTCCGGTGCAGATCATCGAGTCCGGGCCGGCGGCCGGTACGCTGGGCGCGGCGCATTTCGCGCGGCTGGCGCAGCTGGACAAGGTGCTGGCCTTCGATATGGGCGGCACGACCGCCAAGCTGGCGCTGGTCGAGAACGGCCACGCGGCCCTGACCAACGATTTCGAAGTGGCGCACGTGCACCGCTTCAAGCCCGGCAGCGGCATCCCCGTGCGGGTGTCGGTAGTTGACCTGATCGAGATCGGCGCCGGCGGCGGCAGCATCGCGCGGCGCACGCCGGTCGGCACGTTGCAGGTCGGCCCCCGCAGCGCGTCGGCGGTTCCCGGCCCGGCCTGCTACGGGCAGGGCGGGACGGACCCGACGGTATCCGATGCCGACCTGGTGCTGGGCTATCTGGATCCCGCGCACTTCCTGGGTGGCCGCATGGCGCTGGACAAGGCGGCGGCGGAACGCGCGATAGACGCCACGCTGGCCAGCCCGTTGGGCATATCGACCGAAGAAGCCGCGTTCGGCGTGCATGCCATCGTCAACGAGAACATGGCGTCGGCGGCCAAGGCCTATGTCAGCGAAAAGGGCGAGAACCCCAAATCCTGCGCGCTGGTGGCCTTCGGCGGCGCCGGGCCGGTGCATGCCTGCGACCTGGCGGCGCGCCTAGGCATACGCACGGTACTGATCCCGCCTCGCGCGGGCGTGGCAGCCGCCTTCGGCATGATCGTCGCGCCGGTCATGTACGCCGCCGTGCGGTCGCGACGCATGCTGTTCAAGGACCTGTCCGCCGACAAGCTGGACGCCGTGTTCGCGGAAATGTTCCAGGAATGCCGCGAACGCCTGCCGGGCACCGTCAACGCCGGGCAGGTCGAATACGAATACAGCGTGGACATGCGCTACCTGGGACAGGGCTACGACGTGACGGCGACCTTCGCCAAGGAGGGCGGCCACGAAGCCGTGCTATCGGCCATCCGCGCATCCTTCGAGGACACCTACCGGCGTCTGTACGGCCGTATCTTCCAGGACCTGCCGCTGGAGATCATGAACTTCCGCGTCACCGCGAGCGCGCAGCGGCGCATCGCGTCCGGCACCGGCGCGACCCGGGCGGCGGAAGGCGACGGCAAGATCGGTACGCGGCGGGCCTTCTGCACGCGTACCCGGCAATGGATGGAATTCGGCGTGCACCGACGCGCCGAAATCGCGCCGGGGCAGCCGTTCCCCGGCCCGGCCATCGTCGAGGAAAACGAATCCACCACGGTCGTGCCCAGCGGGTCGCGCATCCACGTCGACGCGCACGGCAGCCTGATCATCGAACTCTCGCATCAAGGGGAAGCGTAA